TAGCAAGGAATAAAGCAGTAATTGACCCAAACCTTGACGTTGGTAGTCAGGATGCACTGCCAGAATAATAATATGGGCTTCCTCCAAAATTGACCAAAAACAACCTAAGCCTACCAGGCAATTGGGTAATGAGGTGATGGGAACACCTGTGCCTTCAAGCAAAGTTTGTTTTTTGCCCCCTTTTGGAGGAGCTTCCAAAGCCAACAACTGACTGTTGGGGCTATCCAACTCTCGTTCGTAACCCGACCGAGTCCAAAGTCCACCAAAACACAGCTGATCCAGTGCCACTGCGGCACTTAGGTGCTCTGCTTTGAGGGGTTTAAGTTTTAAGACAGTCACAGCCTTCAATTGTACACTGATTAACGAGACGCAAGTTCCAACTGTAAAGCAAAATCAGGAAAATAATTACACAATGCTATCGACTCAACCCATTGAGGTTCACAATTCAGGGCTTCAGTATCTCAATTCATCTATCACTCCAGACCAAAGCGATGGTCGATCAAACCCCTCACCGAATCAGAAACTGTTACCTCTAACCGCCAAAGTCAACAGCCGTGACTGCTTGGAAATTGGTGGCTGCGATGTGACGACTCTAGTCGAGCAATTTGGCTCCCCCCTTTACATTGTGGACGAAGTAACCTTTAGAACTGCTTGCCATCAGTATCGGGAAGCCTTTGCTAAGTACTACCCCGGACAATCCCTGGTCCTCTACGCTTCTAAAGCCTGGAATTGTTTAGCAATTTGTGCGATCGCAAACTCTGAAAGTCTGGGAATCGATGTGGTTTCTGGTGGTGAACTCTACACTGCTCTACAAGCTGGCGTTAGTGCTGACAAACTCTATTTCCATGGGAATAATAAATCTACCAGTGAACTTGAGCTAGCTACCGAGAGTGGCTGCACCATCGTAGTGGATAACTGGCTGGAGTTAAAAGCCCTGGCTTCTTTACCACAACAGAGTATCCGGATCATGATTCGGTTGACCCCAGGGATCGAGTGTCACACCCACGATTACATTCGCACGGGTCACCTAGACAGTAAGTTTGGCTTTGATCCCGATACCTGGGATGAAGTTTTTACCTTTATCAGCCAACACCCAACCCTCAACTTTGTTGGTTTACACGCCCACATTGGCTCTCAGATTTTTGAGAGCCAACCCCATCAAGATCTGGCGAAAGTGCTAGTCGAGTGTATTGTTAAAGCTGCTGACTACGATTTGTCAGTACAAGAGGTAAATGTAGGAGGAGGCTTAGGGATTTGTTATCTAGAATCTG
The Moorena sp. SIOASIH genome window above contains:
- the rimI gene encoding ribosomal protein S18-alanine N-acetyltransferase — protein: MTVLKLKPLKAEHLSAAVALDQLCFGGLWTRSGYERELDSPNSQLLALEAPPKGGKKQTLLEGTGVPITSLPNCLVGLGCFWSILEEAHIIILAVHPDYQRQGLGQLLLYSLLQDAKQRNLEWATLEVKPSNQAALALYQKFGFTEAGRRRKYYKDTGEDALILWRGGLKSPEFEKTMADCYEEIKHRLAAIDLEIG
- the lysA gene encoding diaminopimelate decarboxylase, with product MLSTQPIEVHNSGLQYLNSSITPDQSDGRSNPSPNQKLLPLTAKVNSRDCLEIGGCDVTTLVEQFGSPLYIVDEVTFRTACHQYREAFAKYYPGQSLVLYASKAWNCLAICAIANSESLGIDVVSGGELYTALQAGVSADKLYFHGNNKSTSELELATESGCTIVVDNWLELKALASLPQQSIRIMIRLTPGIECHTHDYIRTGHLDSKFGFDPDTWDEVFTFISQHPTLNFVGLHAHIGSQIFESQPHQDLAKVLVECIVKAADYDLSVQEVNVGGGLGICYLESDDPPSIDDWVKGICDSVVAACTSRQLVLPKLLSEPGRSIVGPACVTAYTLGSSKIIPEIRTYLTVDGGMSDNPRPITYQSVYRSVVANRMSAPLTEKITIAGKHCESGDILIKDATLPQTQPGDILVVMATGAYNYSMASNYNRLPRPAAVLVKDGEAQVIVQRETYQDLIRLDRLPERLTQSRN